Proteins from a single region of Coraliomargarita parva:
- the rpsM gene encoding 30S ribosomal protein S13 — protein sequence MPRILGVDIPANKKLEYSLRYIYGIGPTRAKTIVEASGFDPDRRAGELSEEEVNQLASIVADKQYIVEGDLRRERVANLKRLSAIRSNRGIRHQRGLPVRGQRTKTNARTRKGAVKPVRK from the coding sequence ATGCCACGTATCCTTGGAGTTGATATCCCCGCCAATAAGAAGCTAGAATACTCGCTTCGCTACATTTATGGCATTGGCCCGACACGCGCCAAGACCATCGTCGAGGCTTCCGGCTTCGATCCGGATCGTCGTGCCGGCGAACTGAGCGAAGAAGAAGTGAACCAACTGGCTTCCATCGTCGCGGACAAGCAGTACATCGTTGAAGGTGACCTTCGCCGTGAGCGCGTCGCCAACCTGAAGCGTCTTTCCGCGATCCGCAGCAACCGCGGCATCCGCCACCAGCGCGGCCTCCCGGTCCGTGGCCAACGCACCAAGACCAATGCTCGCACGCGCAAGGGCGCGGTGAAGCCGGTCCGTAAATAA
- the rpsK gene encoding 30S ribosomal protein S11 → MSEDQVNPEVEEEAKATAATAEAAEEAPKKKEETAEDLLKSDLEGVKIRRAKGSKNITSGVVNVLATFNNTKVTFTDARGNVISWSSAGKCNFRGSRKSTAYAAQVVTQDAGRVAISHGMKEVVVKLKGPGMGRDSAVRALQSLGLVVTEIVDVTPVPHNGCRAPKRRRV, encoded by the coding sequence ATGAGCGAAGACCAAGTAAATCCCGAAGTGGAAGAAGAAGCCAAGGCTACCGCAGCCACCGCTGAAGCCGCTGAAGAAGCACCCAAGAAGAAGGAAGAAACCGCAGAGGACCTTCTTAAGAGTGATCTTGAAGGCGTTAAGATCCGTCGCGCCAAGGGCAGCAAAAACATCACTTCCGGTGTCGTGAATGTGCTGGCCACCTTCAACAACACCAAGGTTACCTTCACGGACGCCCGCGGTAATGTCATTTCCTGGTCTAGCGCCGGTAAGTGCAACTTCCGTGGTTCCCGCAAGTCCACCGCTTACGCGGCTCAGGTCGTGACCCAGGATGCTGGCCGCGTTGCTATCTCCCACGGGATGAAGGAAGTCGTCGTCAAGCTCAAGGGACCGGGCATGGGACGTGATTCCGCAGTCCGTGCGCTCCAATCTTTAGGTCTGGTTGTCACTGAAATCGTTGACGTGACTCCGGTACCTCACAACGGGTGCCGCGCACCCAAGCGTCGTCGTGTCTAA
- the rpsD gene encoding 30S ribosomal protein S4 has protein sequence MARYTGPTTRINRRFGQAIFAPTKAYERKPHPPGQHGPRLRRKLSDYAIGLNEKQKLRFMYGMTEKQFRLTFERAKNKRGVTGEIFLQMLECRLDNVIYRLGLAKSRSAARQFVGHGHIAVNGKKTDIASFMVKEGDEIEVRERTSSRQLATRSMEESQARTVPEWLTLNADSLKATVNRIPSAEDTESSINVQLIVEYYSR, from the coding sequence ATGGCCCGTTACACTGGACCGACAACTCGTATCAACCGCCGCTTTGGTCAGGCTATTTTCGCACCGACCAAGGCCTATGAGCGTAAGCCTCACCCTCCCGGCCAACACGGTCCGCGTCTTCGCCGCAAGCTGAGCGATTACGCGATCGGCTTGAATGAAAAGCAAAAGCTCCGCTTCATGTACGGCATGACGGAGAAGCAGTTCCGTTTGACTTTCGAACGGGCCAAGAACAAGCGTGGTGTGACCGGCGAAATCTTCCTGCAAATGCTGGAATGCCGCCTGGACAACGTGATTTACCGCCTGGGCCTTGCCAAGTCCCGCTCTGCCGCACGTCAGTTCGTGGGCCACGGCCATATCGCTGTGAATGGCAAAAAGACCGACATCGCCAGCTTCATGGTGAAGGAAGGCGACGAAATCGAAGTTCGTGAACGTACTTCTTCCCGTCAGCTGGCTACCCGCAGCATGGAAGAAAGCCAAGCCCGCACCGTGCCCGAGTGGCTCACTCTGAATGCGGACAGCCTCAAGGCGACTGTGAATCGTATTCCTTCCGCTGAAGATACCGAGAGCAGTATCAATGTTCAGCTGATCGTTGAATACTACAGCCGTTAA
- a CDS encoding DNA-directed RNA polymerase subunit alpha translates to MPKRLGKFELPNRLVKVEETATDTFAVFQAEPFETGYGHTIGNSLRRVLLSSIEGAAISSIKIDGVQHEFQSLEGVVEDVTDIVLNLKKVLLVAETRDTFNLVIDVEREGPVTAADIQEATNIKVINPDQIICTLDKPQRFLAELEVRVGRGYCAGEENKKPDQPIGVIAIDSLFSPVKLVKYSVENTRVGQEMDYDKLILEVTTDGRITPDDALKQSAAILKHHLDVFDEVSQDDIEFESESKEISEEQNRLRKLLNMSVNEIELSVRAANCLNNANITTVGELAMKSEQEMLKYRNFGKKSLNEIKDKLEQLGLSLGMKIDERLLEKTGEF, encoded by the coding sequence ATGCCCAAGCGCCTAGGAAAATTCGAACTACCCAACCGTCTGGTTAAGGTTGAAGAAACCGCAACTGACACGTTTGCCGTCTTCCAAGCCGAGCCCTTTGAGACGGGTTATGGCCACACGATCGGCAACTCGCTCCGCCGCGTGCTCCTCAGCTCAATTGAAGGGGCCGCAATTTCCTCCATCAAGATTGATGGGGTACAGCATGAGTTCCAAAGCCTTGAGGGGGTGGTTGAAGATGTTACCGACATCGTGTTGAACCTTAAGAAGGTCCTCCTTGTCGCCGAGACTCGCGACACCTTTAATCTGGTGATCGACGTCGAGCGCGAAGGACCGGTGACCGCTGCCGATATTCAGGAAGCCACCAATATCAAGGTGATCAATCCGGATCAAATTATCTGCACGCTCGACAAGCCCCAGCGCTTCCTCGCTGAGCTCGAAGTTCGTGTGGGCCGCGGTTACTGCGCCGGTGAAGAAAACAAGAAGCCGGATCAACCGATTGGTGTCATCGCCATCGATTCCCTCTTCAGTCCGGTCAAGCTGGTCAAGTACAGTGTTGAAAATACACGTGTCGGCCAGGAGATGGACTACGACAAGCTCATCCTCGAAGTGACGACCGATGGTCGTATTACTCCGGACGATGCACTCAAGCAAAGCGCTGCCATCCTCAAGCATCACCTCGACGTGTTCGATGAAGTGTCCCAGGACGACATCGAGTTCGAAAGTGAAAGCAAGGAGATCAGCGAGGAGCAAAACCGCCTGCGCAAGCTGCTCAACATGAGCGTCAACGAAATCGAGCTTTCGGTTCGTGCCGCGAACTGCTTGAACAACGCCAATATCACTACGGTTGGCGAGCTGGCTATGAAGTCTGAGCAGGAAATGCTCAAATACCGCAATTTCGGTAAGAAGTCCCTCAACGAGATCAAGGACAAGCTCGAGCAACTCGGCCTGTCGCTTGGTATGAAGATTGATGAGCGTCTTCTCGAAAAGACCGGTGAGTTTTAA
- a CDS encoding DegT/DnrJ/EryC1/StrS family aminotransferase, producing MSRIFLSPPDLRPEDHAAVAAALASNWVAPVGPELALFEAAVCERVGMSHAVALNSGTAALHLALTLLGVRQGDLVLCPSLTFAASSNPVRYCGAEPVFIDSEPRTWNMDPARLKEAIEVLSGEGRKPKAVIVVHLYGQCAEMDAILNVCKMHGIPLVEDAAEALGASYRGKAAGSFGLYSFFSFNGNKIITSSGGGMLLGNDGVEIARALHLATQAREPAAHYEHKDIGYNYRMSNVLAALGRSQLADLERRIAVRRGHFESYRDELGDLPGLRMMPVSNAGSPNYWLSCLTLDPAETSVTPDSVLHALAAEDIEARPLWKPLHLQPVFEGCRRFGGDVSESLFARGLCLPSGSNLDESGRKRICDRIRACF from the coding sequence ATGTCCCGTATATTTCTGTCCCCACCTGATTTGCGTCCGGAAGACCACGCTGCAGTTGCAGCGGCATTGGCGTCGAATTGGGTGGCACCGGTGGGGCCGGAGCTGGCCTTATTTGAGGCTGCAGTGTGTGAGCGTGTCGGAATGAGCCATGCAGTGGCACTGAATTCAGGGACCGCAGCACTGCATCTGGCACTGACGCTTCTTGGTGTCAGGCAGGGGGACCTCGTGCTTTGTCCCAGTCTGACCTTCGCCGCCAGCTCGAATCCGGTTCGTTATTGCGGGGCTGAGCCGGTCTTTATCGACAGTGAACCTCGGACTTGGAATATGGATCCAGCCAGATTGAAGGAGGCGATTGAAGTCTTGTCGGGAGAAGGGCGTAAGCCGAAGGCCGTCATTGTGGTGCATCTCTACGGCCAATGTGCTGAGATGGATGCGATCCTCAATGTCTGCAAAATGCACGGCATTCCCTTGGTTGAGGACGCCGCGGAGGCGCTCGGAGCCAGCTACCGGGGCAAAGCGGCCGGCTCTTTCGGGTTGTACTCGTTCTTTTCGTTCAATGGCAACAAGATCATCACGAGTTCCGGAGGTGGTATGTTGTTGGGCAATGATGGGGTGGAAATTGCCCGCGCCTTGCATTTGGCGACCCAGGCCAGAGAGCCCGCAGCGCACTATGAACACAAGGACATCGGCTACAATTATCGGATGAGCAATGTGCTTGCGGCTTTGGGGCGCAGCCAGCTGGCCGATCTGGAGCGGCGCATCGCTGTACGGCGTGGCCATTTCGAGTCATATCGCGACGAGCTGGGCGATCTGCCGGGATTGCGGATGATGCCGGTTTCCAATGCCGGAAGCCCGAATTACTGGTTGAGCTGCCTCACACTGGATCCGGCAGAGACCTCTGTCACGCCGGATTCCGTGCTCCATGCGCTCGCCGCTGAGGATATCGAGGCTCGGCCGTTGTGGAAACCTTTGCACCTTCAGCCTGTGTTTGAGGGGTGTCGTCGGTTCGGTGGTGACGTTTCGGAGTCGCTGTTCGCCCGTGGGCTCTGTCTTCCCAGTGGATCAAATTTGGATGAGTCAGGCCGGAAGCGTATTTGTGATCGAATACGGGCCTGTTTTTGA
- a CDS encoding nucleoside-diphosphate sugar epimerase/dehydratase: MPTPFIARYLNFRTLFLVLFYALLCGFSYMVAYELRFDFNVPDVHELDRINTIWWVVLLQLMMLGAAGQLDSILSYFRLPDALRLFAGLFVASLVMVSMWYVYGGQNVPPRSVILSDFLMAFLLIASFRVLLRLRSSRGLEDWLAGKADAENVLIVGAGEVGAGLCAELMNKSRLGMRPVAFLDDDEHKVGRYVHGLLVADQVNALGKVAKRYMATKVVIAFPSASIRRVREVAEKARDAGLTVDIVPALSDLVSGRAQMSQLRPVQLEDLLGRDPVDLNSEGIRSMIKGKRVLVTGAGGSIGRELVTQIIEYDPAELLCLDQAEIAVFHLRQDIIDPSNKPDLKVRTKVLDICNVAALEAVMSEFCPALVFHAAAHKHVNLMEPQPGEALRNNFMATDDFATLASKYHVERFILVSTDKAINPTSVMGVSKRLAELAVLEHQAAPGNQTRFMAVRFGNVLGSSGSVINIFRKQIDAGGPLTVTDPEVTRFFMTVEEAVGLVLQCATQGDGGEIFVLDMGDSVKIVDVARQMIALSGLREGEDIDIEFIGLKPGEKLYEEVQHLSEELKPTSHVRILRFVAPTLPAVPVSAIRSRLLGVLQENSDSNQIKRAIQEFVPEYSPHLD, from the coding sequence ATGCCCACTCCATTCATTGCGCGATATCTGAACTTCAGGACGCTATTCCTCGTGTTGTTCTATGCACTCTTGTGCGGATTCAGCTATATGGTCGCTTATGAGTTGCGTTTTGATTTCAATGTCCCGGACGTACACGAGCTGGACCGGATCAATACGATCTGGTGGGTGGTTCTCCTTCAGTTAATGATGCTGGGAGCTGCCGGACAGCTGGATAGCATCCTGAGCTACTTTCGCCTGCCCGATGCGCTACGCCTCTTTGCCGGCTTGTTTGTTGCCAGCTTGGTCATGGTGTCCATGTGGTATGTCTATGGCGGCCAGAATGTACCGCCTCGTTCCGTTATTCTCTCTGACTTCCTGATGGCCTTCCTTTTGATCGCCTCGTTCCGGGTCTTGTTGCGTCTGCGTTCCAGTCGTGGGCTTGAAGACTGGTTGGCGGGGAAGGCGGACGCCGAAAATGTCCTCATCGTGGGGGCGGGGGAGGTCGGTGCCGGTTTATGTGCGGAACTGATGAATAAATCCAGGTTGGGCATGCGGCCGGTGGCCTTTCTGGACGATGATGAACACAAGGTGGGCCGGTATGTGCATGGATTGCTGGTCGCGGACCAAGTCAATGCCCTTGGCAAGGTCGCCAAGCGTTATATGGCGACCAAAGTGGTCATCGCGTTTCCATCCGCTTCCATTCGGCGGGTCCGAGAGGTGGCCGAAAAGGCAAGGGATGCCGGGTTGACCGTGGATATCGTGCCGGCTCTGAGCGACCTCGTGAGCGGACGTGCCCAGATGTCCCAGCTTCGGCCGGTGCAGCTGGAGGATCTGCTTGGTCGAGACCCGGTGGATCTGAATTCAGAGGGGATACGTTCGATGATCAAGGGAAAGCGCGTCTTGGTGACGGGAGCGGGTGGTAGTATCGGACGGGAACTGGTCACGCAGATTATCGAGTACGATCCAGCCGAGCTCCTTTGTCTCGATCAGGCGGAGATCGCGGTCTTCCATCTCCGTCAGGATATCATCGACCCTTCAAATAAGCCGGACCTGAAGGTCAGGACGAAGGTGCTGGATATCTGCAACGTGGCGGCTTTGGAGGCGGTGATGTCCGAATTTTGCCCGGCATTGGTTTTTCATGCGGCTGCGCACAAGCATGTTAATTTAATGGAACCGCAACCGGGGGAAGCCTTGAGGAACAATTTCATGGCGACCGATGATTTTGCGACCTTGGCCAGTAAGTACCATGTGGAGCGTTTTATTCTGGTTTCGACGGATAAGGCGATCAACCCGACCAGTGTGATGGGGGTGAGTAAGCGCTTGGCTGAGCTGGCCGTACTGGAGCACCAGGCTGCACCAGGGAATCAGACCCGGTTTATGGCTGTCCGGTTTGGCAATGTGCTTGGGTCTTCCGGTAGTGTGATCAATATATTCCGAAAACAGATTGATGCCGGTGGACCGCTTACGGTGACGGACCCTGAGGTCACCCGCTTTTTTATGACGGTCGAAGAAGCGGTCGGCTTGGTCTTGCAGTGTGCGACCCAGGGAGACGGCGGTGAGATCTTCGTTTTGGATATGGGGGATTCCGTGAAGATTGTCGACGTGGCTCGTCAGATGATCGCCTTAAGCGGGCTTCGGGAGGGCGAGGATATCGATATTGAGTTTATCGGGCTGAAGCCGGGCGAGAAGTTGTACGAAGAGGTTCAACACCTGAGTGAGGAGTTGAAGCCCACCTCGCATGTGCGGATTCTACGTTTTGTGGCGCCGACCTTGCCTGCAGTTCCGGTTTCAGCGATACGTTCAAGACTGTTGGGGGTCTTGCAGGAAAATTCCGATTCGAATCAAATTAAACGTGCCATTCAGGAGTTTGTTCCAGAATATAGCCCGCACTTGGATTGA
- a CDS encoding exostosin domain-containing protein, which produces MSDLQNSDKKVLLTSAYPIGRINFGPIWLKDTTGPLQGYQLTEDPEAADIILFVENHPALDPYFFSPAHHELNRKYPEKCVLYHDADLAVNCMRTIAPCVEKWQFNPKTKATFHYIARFCENTYLNQVTDFGTERKYLFSFDGSTRTNPIRGTIMTLEEPDALLIDRGQSKAWKMTPTELEPYQRAFVEGMLASHFILCPRGIGPASFRLFEAMQLARPPVIIADNWVPIDGIDWDACSIRIAEADIAKLPDILRSRVSDAEALGLRARQVWEAHFAPEVALQRLCEVADRLVQHPYGAKEGMMDMWQYLAPFHLRGILRYVFKQRRRLEAWKAEIAKHPYCKPDA; this is translated from the coding sequence ATGTCCGATTTGCAGAATAGTGACAAAAAAGTACTACTGACCAGTGCGTACCCGATAGGTCGCATCAACTTTGGTCCGATTTGGTTGAAGGATACCACCGGGCCACTTCAGGGGTATCAACTGACGGAAGATCCTGAAGCGGCCGATATTATTCTTTTTGTTGAGAACCATCCGGCGCTCGACCCTTACTTTTTTTCACCGGCTCATCATGAGCTCAATCGGAAGTACCCTGAGAAATGTGTCTTGTATCACGATGCGGACCTTGCCGTGAACTGTATGCGGACCATTGCTCCTTGTGTCGAAAAGTGGCAATTCAACCCCAAAACCAAAGCGACCTTTCATTATATCGCGCGCTTTTGCGAGAACACCTATCTCAACCAAGTGACCGATTTCGGCACGGAGCGGAAGTATCTCTTCTCGTTTGACGGTTCGACCCGTACGAATCCGATTCGAGGTACTATTATGACTCTGGAGGAGCCGGACGCGCTTCTTATTGACCGGGGGCAGTCCAAAGCCTGGAAGATGACTCCGACGGAACTGGAACCCTATCAGCGCGCATTTGTTGAGGGGATGCTGGCGAGTCATTTTATACTTTGTCCCCGGGGCATCGGTCCGGCTTCCTTCCGGCTGTTTGAGGCGATGCAGCTTGCCCGGCCTCCCGTTATTATTGCGGATAACTGGGTTCCGATCGACGGGATTGATTGGGATGCCTGTTCGATCCGTATTGCCGAGGCGGATATTGCGAAATTGCCGGATATACTGCGTTCCAGGGTGTCGGATGCCGAGGCACTGGGCTTGCGAGCTCGTCAAGTCTGGGAGGCGCACTTCGCTCCCGAGGTGGCGTTGCAGCGCCTGTGTGAGGTTGCGGACCGTCTGGTTCAGCACCCTTACGGAGCGAAGGAAGGTATGATGGATATGTGGCAGTATCTGGCGCCCTTTCATCTCCGGGGTATCCTTCGCTATGTTTTCAAACAGCGCAGGCGACTGGAAGCATGGAAGGCGGAGATTGCCAAGCATCCCTACTGTAAGCCAGACGCCTAA
- a CDS encoding PTS sugar transporter subunit IIA, whose translation MRIDRYIAQSRVIDIQSTDFKDAIAELLDVCDLTKEKKLTKKALLEDLLNREKQMTTYLGNGVCLPHARVPMKRSYLIAVGRCPNGLIYDGQKEYQDIRYLFLLLAAENARSYLYGLASLARVFQDRSHMERLGTAKSLPEFRRELKAVFAGEEAAPRHRHNRFNNLILRETAKIAKGANCSCILVFGDTFGGGVEIGSVFKDFKTVLIAHGTAEVASDRKEIDAVLPVRSFSSQRFSQLRSAVLIGLTRGVFSSADRLCCVGGLPQSNQFDSITVVDIEREFQTVLLEKSDMLPSSVKPEVIERVLAIATELAVEGREGHPVGCLFALGNAEKISQYTKPLILNPFHGYKDEDRNILNPFMDETVKELSSIDGAFIIRGDGVLVSAGSLIHAPDYTHSLPSGLGSRHAAAASITQAVDCLCIVVSGSTGQVTLFRRGEMLPLIEKALVRHA comes from the coding sequence ATGCGCATCGATCGATACATCGCCCAATCCAGGGTCATTGATATCCAGAGTACGGATTTCAAGGATGCGATTGCTGAACTGCTTGATGTCTGCGATCTTACGAAAGAGAAGAAGCTGACGAAGAAGGCCTTGTTAGAGGACTTGCTCAACCGGGAGAAGCAGATGACGACTTACTTGGGCAACGGTGTGTGCCTGCCACATGCCCGTGTGCCGATGAAGCGGAGCTATCTGATTGCGGTCGGGCGTTGCCCCAATGGACTGATCTACGACGGACAAAAAGAGTATCAGGATATTCGATACTTGTTCCTCTTGCTCGCCGCCGAGAATGCGCGCAGTTACCTGTACGGTTTGGCCTCGTTGGCGCGCGTCTTTCAGGACCGCAGCCATATGGAACGGCTGGGGACGGCGAAATCGCTCCCGGAATTCAGGCGCGAATTGAAGGCTGTGTTTGCGGGGGAAGAAGCGGCGCCACGCCACCGCCACAACCGTTTCAACAACTTGATCCTGCGCGAGACGGCCAAGATCGCGAAGGGGGCGAACTGTTCCTGTATCCTTGTCTTTGGGGATACCTTTGGGGGTGGGGTCGAAATCGGTTCGGTTTTCAAGGACTTCAAAACCGTCCTGATCGCGCATGGCACTGCGGAGGTGGCTTCGGATCGGAAGGAGATCGATGCTGTTTTGCCGGTACGTTCTTTCAGTAGCCAGCGTTTTTCACAATTGAGGAGTGCGGTCCTGATTGGTCTGACCCGGGGTGTCTTCAGTAGTGCGGACCGCTTGTGCTGTGTGGGCGGGCTGCCTCAGAGTAACCAGTTCGACAGCATCACGGTGGTGGATATCGAGCGTGAATTCCAGACGGTCCTTCTGGAAAAGTCGGACATGCTCCCTTCGAGTGTGAAGCCAGAGGTTATCGAGCGTGTGCTGGCGATTGCGACGGAGTTGGCGGTGGAGGGCCGGGAAGGGCACCCTGTCGGCTGTCTCTTTGCCTTGGGCAATGCCGAGAAGATTTCCCAATACACCAAGCCGCTTATTCTGAACCCATTCCACGGCTATAAGGATGAGGACCGTAATATCCTCAATCCCTTCATGGATGAGACGGTCAAGGAGTTGTCCTCGATCGACGGGGCCTTTATCATTCGTGGGGACGGGGTGCTGGTTTCCGCCGGGTCCCTGATTCATGCCCCGGACTACACGCATAGCCTGCCCAGCGGTTTGGGGAGCCGGCATGCCGCGGCGGCTTCCATTACCCAGGCGGTTGACTGCCTCTGTATCGTTGTTTCCGGCAGTACCGGGCAAGTGACGCTCTTCCGGCGCGGCGAGATGCTGCCGCTGATTGAAAAGGCGCTGGTACGGCACGCCTAG
- the trpA gene encoding tryptophan synthase subunit alpha has translation MSSRIAQAFARAKAENRAAFVAYLCAGDPDFETSLEACRSLIESGVDVLELGVPFSDPLADGLTNQLAAQRALESGMTSERVLELVRAIRRFSEVPIVFYTYYNLVFAQGSDLYAEKAKAAGVDGLLTLDLPPEEAAEHLAACEKHGLATVFIVAPTTPDERLDIICGATSGFVYYVSREGVTGEQASMSADIAGRVEAIKQHTDRPVVVGFGISNAQHVSTVAQAADGVVVGSAIVNCIAGNLGKPDQIQAALREKMAMLTADNALKQSRK, from the coding sequence ATGAGCTCACGTATCGCCCAAGCCTTTGCCCGCGCGAAAGCGGAAAACAGAGCCGCCTTTGTCGCCTATCTATGCGCCGGGGACCCGGATTTTGAGACCTCTTTGGAGGCCTGCCGGAGCCTGATTGAATCAGGGGTGGATGTTCTTGAACTGGGCGTTCCCTTTTCGGATCCCCTGGCTGACGGCTTGACCAATCAGCTTGCCGCCCAGCGGGCGCTTGAGAGTGGGATGACCAGTGAGCGGGTCTTGGAACTGGTTCGTGCGATCCGTCGCTTCAGCGAGGTGCCGATTGTTTTCTACACCTACTACAATCTGGTTTTCGCCCAAGGCAGCGATCTCTACGCTGAGAAAGCCAAGGCGGCCGGCGTCGATGGCTTGCTGACTCTGGATTTGCCTCCGGAGGAAGCTGCGGAGCACTTGGCGGCGTGTGAAAAGCATGGGCTCGCCACCGTCTTTATTGTGGCTCCCACGACTCCGGACGAGCGTCTGGACATCATTTGCGGGGCAACCAGCGGTTTTGTCTATTATGTATCCCGTGAAGGCGTCACGGGCGAACAGGCTTCCATGTCGGCGGACATTGCCGGCCGGGTGGAAGCGATCAAGCAGCATACGGATCGTCCCGTCGTGGTCGGTTTCGGTATCTCCAATGCGCAGCACGTCAGCACGGTCGCCCAAGCGGCGGATGGTGTGGTTGTGGGGAGCGCAATTGTCAATTGCATCGCAGGAAATCTTGGCAAACCGGATCAAATTCAGGCAGCGCTGCGTGAAAAAATGGCGATGCTGACGGCGGACAATGCCTTGAAACAGTCGCGTAAATAA